One window of Macrococcus sp. 19Msa1099 genomic DNA carries:
- a CDS encoding pyruvate carboxylase codes for MKTIKKLLVANRGEIAIRIFRAATELHIPTVAIYSKEDKGALHRYKADEAYIIEGASPSDCYLDIEAIIETAKSCGANAIHPGYGFLSENQQFAVRCAQENIIFIGPEVRHLDMFGDKIKARNTAIQAGLPVIPGTKDAIKGLDEAVQFAHDKYPVMIKALSGGGGKGMRIVRNAEELEEAISRAQSEAMKSFGSSEIYIEQYIDAPKHIEVQIIGDKFGNIVHLFERDCSVQRRHQKVVEVAPSVGLSDTVRMNICNAAVDLMQQISYVNAGTVEFLVQGENFYFIEVNPRVQVEHTITEMVTGIDIVKSQLLIADGAKLSDERIAIPQQHEIVTHGYAIQCRITTEDPANNFLPDTGRITAYRSSGGFGVRLDAGDGFQGAEISPYYDSLLVKLSTHALTFKQAEEKMVRSLKEMRIRGIKTNLQFLLNVVQHPMFTAGNYNTRFLELYPELFDIEAPKDRGTKTLAYIADITVNGFPGIKKTEKPDFELPLTKTFKATGLSGTKQLLDEHGPSYVSDWIKAQQEVLITDTTFRDAHQSLLATRVRTKDMLAIASQTNHHLIDSFSLEMWGGATFDVAYNFLKEDPWERLRKLRTAVPNILFQMLLRASNAVGYKNYPDNVVQQFIRAASDNGIDVFRIFDSLNWLDQMKVANEAVLNAGKISEGTICYTGDILNPKRSDVYTLDYYLKMAKAMEREGFHILAIKDMAGLLKPEAAYILIQALKAEVSLPIHLHTHDTSGNGIMTYNRAIDAGVDIIDTAISSMSGLTSQPSLNSLYYSLEGKDRQVRADIEGLEALSHYWSVVRKFYHNFESDIQSPNTEIYQHEMPGGQYSNIEQQAKSLGLGDQFEAVKDMYKRVNMMFGDIVKVTPSSKVVGDMALYMVQNNLDEQTVIERGESLDFPDSVVSFFKGEIGQPSNGFPERLQNVVLKGKEPLTVRPGEALAHVDFNELQQTLTERFQDVAEEDVLSYALYPKVFEVYKETEARYGNISLLDTPTFFYGMRKSETVEIDIDAGKTLIVKLLSIGHVHEDGYRTLYFELNGMPRQVRVKDNAAEVSVNTLLKADAKNNKHIGAQMPGTVGEIKVSAGAHVRAGQTLMITEAMKMETSVQAPVDAVVKHIHVATGTAIQTGDLLVEFE; via the coding sequence ATGAAAACGATTAAGAAATTACTTGTCGCTAACCGTGGTGAAATTGCAATACGTATTTTTAGGGCTGCTACAGAACTACATATTCCGACTGTTGCAATCTATTCTAAAGAAGACAAAGGTGCACTTCACCGATATAAGGCAGATGAGGCTTATATCATTGAAGGCGCAAGTCCGTCTGATTGCTATCTTGACATTGAAGCGATTATAGAGACTGCAAAATCATGTGGTGCAAATGCAATTCATCCGGGGTATGGTTTCTTAAGTGAAAATCAGCAGTTTGCAGTGCGCTGTGCACAAGAGAATATCATCTTCATCGGTCCGGAAGTCCGTCATCTCGATATGTTTGGTGACAAGATAAAAGCACGTAATACAGCAATCCAGGCTGGACTTCCGGTGATACCCGGAACAAAGGATGCAATTAAAGGTTTAGATGAAGCGGTGCAGTTTGCACATGATAAGTATCCGGTTATGATAAAAGCACTGTCTGGTGGCGGTGGAAAGGGCATGCGTATCGTGCGCAATGCTGAAGAACTGGAAGAAGCCATTTCACGCGCACAATCAGAGGCAATGAAATCCTTTGGAAGCAGCGAAATTTATATTGAACAGTACATAGATGCGCCGAAGCATATTGAAGTTCAGATCATTGGAGATAAGTTCGGCAATATTGTTCATCTCTTTGAACGAGATTGTTCAGTACAACGTCGACACCAGAAAGTAGTTGAAGTTGCGCCATCAGTCGGATTAAGTGATACCGTAAGAATGAACATCTGCAATGCTGCGGTTGATCTGATGCAGCAGATTTCATATGTCAACGCCGGAACGGTAGAATTTTTAGTTCAGGGAGAGAATTTTTATTTTATAGAAGTAAACCCGCGTGTTCAAGTAGAACATACGATTACAGAGATGGTCACAGGGATAGATATCGTTAAGTCACAACTACTGATAGCTGATGGGGCAAAGTTAAGTGATGAACGTATCGCGATTCCACAGCAGCACGAGATTGTGACACACGGCTATGCGATTCAATGTCGAATTACGACAGAAGATCCTGCTAATAACTTTTTACCGGACACAGGTCGTATCACAGCGTATCGCTCAAGTGGCGGGTTTGGTGTGCGTCTTGACGCAGGTGATGGCTTCCAGGGCGCTGAAATCTCTCCTTACTATGATTCACTGCTCGTTAAATTGTCTACGCATGCTCTTACCTTCAAGCAGGCTGAAGAAAAGATGGTACGTTCATTAAAAGAAATGAGGATCCGCGGTATTAAGACGAACTTACAGTTCCTTCTGAACGTAGTTCAGCACCCTATGTTTACTGCAGGTAATTACAATACGCGTTTCCTGGAACTTTATCCTGAATTATTTGACATAGAAGCCCCTAAAGATAGAGGGACGAAGACGTTAGCATATATCGCTGATATTACTGTGAACGGTTTTCCGGGTATTAAAAAGACCGAGAAACCTGACTTTGAACTTCCGCTTACCAAGACCTTTAAAGCCACTGGTTTATCAGGAACGAAGCAGCTGCTTGATGAACATGGGCCATCTTATGTCAGCGACTGGATCAAAGCGCAACAAGAAGTACTGATTACTGATACAACATTTCGAGATGCGCATCAGTCATTGCTGGCAACACGTGTGCGTACTAAAGATATGCTTGCAATCGCATCACAGACCAATCATCACCTAATTGATAGCTTCTCATTAGAAATGTGGGGCGGTGCAACATTTGATGTAGCATATAACTTTCTGAAAGAAGATCCGTGGGAGAGGCTCAGAAAGTTACGAACGGCTGTACCAAACATACTATTTCAAATGCTCTTAAGAGCATCGAATGCTGTCGGTTATAAGAACTATCCAGATAACGTTGTGCAGCAGTTCATCCGAGCGGCAAGTGATAATGGTATCGATGTCTTTAGAATATTTGATTCGCTTAACTGGCTCGATCAGATGAAAGTAGCCAATGAAGCGGTACTGAATGCAGGTAAAATTTCTGAAGGGACCATCTGTTATACCGGCGATATATTAAATCCAAAGCGTTCAGATGTCTATACGCTAGACTATTATTTAAAGATGGCTAAAGCGATGGAACGAGAAGGATTCCATATCCTAGCGATAAAAGATATGGCTGGCCTGTTGAAACCTGAAGCAGCTTATATATTAATTCAGGCATTAAAAGCAGAAGTATCATTACCAATTCATCTGCATACACACGATACGAGTGGTAATGGTATTATGACGTACAATAGAGCAATCGATGCGGGTGTTGATATTATTGATACAGCGATTTCCAGTATGAGTGGACTGACAAGTCAGCCTTCGTTGAACAGTCTCTATTACAGTTTAGAAGGAAAAGACAGACAGGTACGTGCAGATATAGAAGGACTTGAAGCACTTTCACATTACTGGTCAGTGGTGCGCAAGTTCTATCATAACTTCGAAAGTGATATACAGTCACCAAACACTGAAATATACCAGCATGAAATGCCAGGAGGACAATACTCGAACATTGAACAGCAGGCGAAAAGCCTAGGTCTTGGCGATCAGTTTGAAGCGGTTAAAGATATGTATAAAAGAGTGAATATGATGTTCGGTGATATTGTTAAAGTTACACCATCTTCCAAAGTCGTCGGGGACATGGCATTATACATGGTGCAGAACAACCTTGATGAACAGACAGTTATAGAACGCGGAGAAAGCCTTGACTTCCCGGATTCCGTCGTATCCTTCTTTAAAGGAGAGATTGGACAACCGTCAAATGGCTTTCCTGAAAGATTGCAAAACGTCGTATTAAAGGGAAAAGAACCGCTTACTGTACGACCTGGGGAAGCATTAGCACATGTAGATTTCAATGAACTGCAGCAGACGCTTACAGAACGTTTTCAAGATGTCGCTGAGGAAGATGTCCTCAGTTATGCACTATATCCGAAAGTATTTGAAGTATATAAAGAGACAGAAGCGCGATATGGCAATATTTCATTGCTCGACACCCCGACATTCTTCTATGGTATGCGCAAAAGTGAAACTGTAGAAATAGATATCGATGCCGGCAAAACGCTGATTGTGAAACTACTGAGCATTGGACATGTGCATGAAGATGGATATCGTACGTTATATTTTGAACTTAACGGGATGCCAAGACAAGTACGTGTGAAAGATAATGCGGCTGAAGTAAGTGTCAATACATTACTTAAAGCAGATGCTAAGAATAACAAGCATATTGGAGCGCAGATGCCAGGTACGGTTGGAGAAATTAAAGTGTCAGCAGGAGCGCACGTTCGTGCGGGTCAAACGTTGATGATTACTGAAGCGATGAAGATGGAGACAAGTGTACAGGCGCCTGTAGATGCGGTGGTGAAACACATCCATGTAGCAACTGGAACAGCTATCCAGACAGGCGATTTGTTAGTCGAGTTTGAATAA
- the ctaG gene encoding cytochrome c oxidase assembly factor CtaG: protein MGSISSIRIFGFLANWSPFFLVAIIFTTIVFFLITGRWRHEIPGNRPLKRSEAVIFIICMFLLYAMKGAPVDLLSHIIFSFHMLQMAILYLLIVPLLFFAIPEYLIDYCIKLPIIERVFNFLTRPIIALITFNGLFSIYHIPAILDGLKQNATLHSLFTILLFITAFFMWYPIFNRTALERKQLSGLVKIGYIFAIGVLLTPACGLIIFASHAMYKTYTDPAAWMSAMTLCVPTGTLQDIVQNSSISGPQYFTNMTPKEDQQTGGVIMKVLQEIFFGFMLFHVFFRWSREERMSSEEITQRSLDEKLQQDAYFNQYR from the coding sequence ATGGGTAGTATTAGTTCTATCAGGATATTCGGATTTTTAGCGAACTGGAGTCCTTTCTTTTTAGTTGCCATTATTTTCACGACTATCGTGTTTTTCTTGATAACAGGGAGATGGCGCCATGAAATTCCTGGCAATCGACCGTTGAAACGTTCAGAAGCAGTTATATTTATTATATGTATGTTTTTACTGTATGCAATGAAAGGTGCGCCAGTGGATCTACTTAGTCATATTATCTTTAGCTTCCATATGTTACAGATGGCCATCCTTTACTTACTTATCGTGCCACTGTTATTCTTTGCGATACCGGAATATCTAATTGATTATTGTATTAAACTGCCTATTATTGAACGTGTCTTTAATTTTCTGACGCGTCCGATTATAGCGCTGATTACGTTTAATGGATTGTTCTCAATCTATCATATTCCAGCCATACTGGATGGTTTAAAGCAGAATGCGACATTACACTCATTGTTTACAATTCTTTTGTTTATTACTGCATTCTTTATGTGGTATCCAATATTTAACAGGACAGCTCTTGAGCGTAAGCAGCTGTCAGGTCTTGTGAAGATTGGCTATATCTTCGCAATCGGCGTACTTTTGACGCCGGCGTGCGGGCTGATTATCTTTGCCAGTCATGCCATGTATAAGACATATACAGATCCAGCGGCATGGATGAGTGCCATGACCCTTTGTGTGCCTACAGGGACATTACAGGATATCGTTCAAAATTCGAGTATTAGTGGCCCGCAGTATTTCACAAATATGACACCAAAAGAAGATCAGCAGACCGGTGGCGTAATCATGAAGGTGCTACAGGAAATATTCTTTGGCTTCATGCTGTTCCACGTTTTCTTTAGATGGTCAAGAGAAGAGAGAATGAGTTCTGAGGAAATAACACAGAGAAGTTTGGATGAAAAGTTACAGCAGGATGCTTATTTTAATCAATACAGATAG
- the cyoE gene encoding heme o synthase yields MQNEHILKGVKPVERRLTFKDVKAIVKLGLVQGNLIPAFAGAFIAIMLSDRSFLSSIPELLTMLFGTTLIMAGSCALNNFYDQDIDSIMPSKQNRPSVTGKVSTASILQLSLVLMVVGEILLFMINIETGIIGFLGIFGYVVLYSVWSKRHLVSNTVIGSFPGAIPPLVGYAAIEPSLSSTAWMLFIIMFIWQPAHFYALAIKRSEEYALASIPMLPSVKGFKRTRLSMLFWVLLLLPTPFFMQELGTVFIVLASVLNLGWLLLAISGFKSNVKENKWAMTMFVYSLNYLMIFFVMIVVVTLIQTI; encoded by the coding sequence ATGCAGAATGAACACATTTTAAAAGGTGTTAAACCAGTTGAACGGCGTCTGACTTTTAAAGATGTAAAAGCGATTGTGAAGCTTGGACTCGTACAAGGCAATTTAATACCGGCGTTTGCAGGTGCGTTTATTGCAATTATGTTAAGCGATCGTTCATTTTTAAGTAGTATACCTGAACTTTTAACGATGCTTTTCGGCACTACACTAATTATGGCAGGAAGTTGTGCACTGAATAACTTTTATGACCAGGATATTGACAGTATTATGCCAAGTAAGCAAAATCGACCATCTGTAACCGGTAAAGTTTCTACAGCTTCGATTCTACAGCTCAGTCTTGTGCTTATGGTCGTCGGAGAAATACTTTTGTTCATGATTAACATCGAGACAGGAATCATCGGATTTCTTGGCATCTTTGGCTATGTTGTCTTATATTCAGTCTGGTCTAAACGACATCTTGTGTCCAACACAGTAATAGGAAGTTTTCCAGGTGCGATTCCGCCGCTTGTTGGCTATGCAGCGATTGAACCATCTCTTAGCAGCACAGCGTGGATGCTTTTCATCATTATGTTTATATGGCAGCCTGCACATTTCTATGCGCTTGCGATTAAACGTAGTGAAGAATATGCACTTGCTAGCATACCGATGCTACCTTCAGTTAAAGGGTTTAAACGTACAAGGCTTTCCATGTTGTTTTGGGTGCTGCTTTTGTTACCGACACCATTTTTTATGCAGGAACTCGGCACGGTATTTATCGTACTTGCTTCGGTACTAAATCTAGGATGGCTGTTATTAGCGATTTCTGGATTTAAATCAAATGTTAAAGAAAATAAATGGGCAATGACAATGTTTGTTTATTCTTTAAACTATTTGATGATATTTTTTGTTATGATAGTAGTAGTTACATTAATTCAAACGATTTGA
- a CDS encoding cytochrome C oxidase subunit IV family protein produces MSNELNHTNFNQERYEFEKRSRTEEMRMQVTTFAIMIFLTFVSFAMVAAGLSKEFVIPAVLLLALIQVILQFYYFMHMKHKGHGTAQLFMLTGLFIAGSFVFMALYLTWLGDPLK; encoded by the coding sequence ATGTCAAATGAATTAAATCATACGAATTTTAATCAAGAACGCTATGAATTTGAGAAACGTTCAAGAACAGAAGAAATGAGAATGCAGGTAACAACTTTTGCAATTATGATCTTCTTAACATTTGTTTCTTTTGCAATGGTTGCAGCTGGACTAAGCAAAGAATTTGTTATCCCAGCAGTCTTATTACTCGCACTCATTCAAGTTATTCTTCAATTCTATTACTTTATGCATATGAAACATAAAGGGCATGGAACAGCTCAGTTATTTATGTTAACTGGATTGTTTATTGCAGGTAGTTTTGTTTTTATGGCGCTTTACTTAACTTGGTTAGGTGACCCATTAAAATAA
- a CDS encoding cytochrome c oxidase subunit I codes for MEYLTTVDHKKIAILYLIMGGLFFAMGGIEAMIIRIQLAVPENDFVSAGLFNEMITMHGTTMIFLAAMPLLFAYMNATVPLQIGARDVAFPFLNALGFWLFFFGGVFLNLSWILGGAPDAGWTSYASLSLASEGHGIDFYALGLQISGAGTLIAGINFLVTIINMRAPGMTFMRMPLMTWTTLVASALIVFAFPPLTIGLFLLIFDRMFGTGFFVVSQGGNTIIWEHLFWIFGHPEVYILVLPAFGIFSEIFATFSRKRLFGYSAMVFATVLIGFLGFMVWAHHMFTVGLGPTANAIFAVATMAIAVPTGVKIFNWLLTIWGGSIEFTTPMLYALAFIPTFVMGGVTGVMQASAPADYQYHDSYFIVAHFHYVIVGGVVFALLAGLHFYWPLMFGKMLSEKLGKVSFALFFIGFHLTFFLQHFLGLMGMPRRVFTYLPGQGYDTFNLISTIGALTMAVAVIILLINIILTTVKGPKVGRDAWGDGRTLEWSLPIPVPFYNFAQTPLVRGLDAFDLEKKQGNGEILPAESLGDVHMPNNSILPFVQSLGLFVAAFGALYLADGQKWALDAVKDLPVQPWAPFVLVLGLAITAGAMITRSVVDDHGYHITKEELIEYERGVK; via the coding sequence ATGGAGTACTTAACGACAGTAGACCATAAAAAAATTGCAATTCTTTATTTAATCATGGGTGGATTGTTCTTCGCCATGGGTGGTATCGAAGCGATGATCATTCGTATTCAGCTTGCAGTTCCTGAAAATGATTTCGTCTCTGCGGGATTATTCAATGAAATGATTACGATGCACGGTACTACAATGATTTTCTTGGCAGCAATGCCATTACTGTTTGCATATATGAACGCAACAGTACCGTTACAAATTGGTGCACGTGACGTTGCATTCCCATTCCTAAATGCATTAGGGTTCTGGTTATTCTTCTTCGGAGGTGTATTCTTAAACTTATCTTGGATTTTAGGTGGCGCACCAGATGCAGGGTGGACTTCATATGCTTCACTGTCACTTGCATCAGAAGGGCATGGGATTGACTTCTATGCATTAGGTTTACAAATTTCAGGTGCTGGTACTTTAATTGCAGGGATTAACTTCCTTGTTACCATTATTAATATGCGTGCTCCTGGTATGACATTTATGCGTATGCCATTAATGACTTGGACAACATTAGTTGCTTCAGCTTTAATCGTATTCGCATTCCCTCCACTGACTATCGGATTATTCTTGCTTATTTTCGATAGAATGTTTGGAACAGGATTCTTTGTAGTATCACAAGGGGGTAACACAATTATCTGGGAACACTTATTCTGGATTTTCGGTCACCCTGAAGTATACATTTTAGTATTACCAGCATTCGGTATTTTCTCTGAAATATTTGCAACATTCTCTAGAAAACGTTTGTTCGGTTATTCTGCAATGGTATTTGCAACAGTATTAATCGGTTTCTTAGGCTTCATGGTTTGGGCACACCACATGTTCACTGTAGGTCTAGGTCCAACAGCGAACGCGATTTTCGCAGTAGCGACAATGGCAATCGCCGTACCAACTGGTGTGAAGATCTTCAACTGGTTGCTTACTATCTGGGGTGGTAGTATCGAATTTACGACGCCGATGTTATATGCATTAGCGTTCATCCCTACATTCGTAATGGGTGGTGTTACTGGTGTAATGCAGGCATCAGCACCAGCTGACTATCAGTACCATGATTCATACTTTATCGTAGCGCATTTCCACTACGTAATCGTTGGTGGGGTAGTATTCGCGTTACTTGCAGGCTTGCATTTCTACTGGCCATTAATGTTCGGTAAGATGTTAAGTGAGAAATTAGGTAAAGTTTCCTTCGCACTATTCTTTATCGGTTTCCATCTAACATTCTTCCTACAACATTTCTTAGGATTAATGGGTATGCCACGTCGTGTATTCACTTACTTACCTGGTCAAGGTTATGACACATTTAACTTAATCTCTACTATCGGTGCTTTAACGATGGCCGTAGCAGTCATTATTTTATTGATAAATATTATCTTAACTACAGTGAAAGGTCCTAAAGTAGGACGTGACGCTTGGGGCGATGGCCGTACGTTAGAATGGTCATTACCAATCCCAGTACCATTTTATAACTTTGCACAAACACCACTTGTGCGTGGATTAGATGCATTTGATCTTGAGAAGAAACAAGGTAATGGTGAAATCTTACCAGCTGAGTCATTAGGTGATGTTCATATGCCAAATAACTCAATCTTACCATTCGTTCAGTCATTAGGATTATTCGTTGCAGCATTTGGTGCTTTATACTTAGCAGATGGACAAAAATGGGCACTTGATGCAGTTAAAGATTTACCGGTTCAACCATGGGCTCCATTTGTATTAGTTTTAGGTTTAGCGATTACAGCAGGAGCAATGATTACACGTTCTGTAGTTGATGATCACGGTTATCATATTACTAAAGAAGAGCTTATCGAGTACGAAAGAGGTGTTAAATAA
- a CDS encoding DUF420 domain-containing protein, whose protein sequence is MNLPILPTISTTFIVISAILVAIGWFKIARRDIEGHKKTMLLAGAAALTFFIIYATRTIFIGNTAFGGPDSIKPYYTIFLIFHITLATTGGVLGLINIITGLKNNLKIHRRIGPIASIIWFFTAITGVAVYLLLYVFYKGGETTSVIKAIIGG, encoded by the coding sequence ATGAATTTACCAATTTTACCTACAATCAGTACGACATTTATCGTTATCAGTGCCATACTGGTAGCAATCGGATGGTTTAAAATCGCACGACGTGATATTGAAGGACATAAGAAGACGATGCTACTAGCAGGTGCAGCGGCCCTGACATTCTTTATTATCTATGCTACAAGAACAATCTTTATTGGGAATACAGCATTTGGCGGACCTGATAGTATCAAACCGTACTATACAATTTTTCTGATTTTTCATATTACACTTGCAACGACCGGTGGGGTGCTAGGATTAATCAATATTATTACGGGTCTTAAAAATAATTTAAAGATTCACCGTAGAATAGGACCGATTGCCTCAATTATCTGGTTCTTCACAGCAATTACAGGTGTAGCTGTTTATCTACTGCTTTATGTATTTTATAAAGGTGGAGAGACAACATCGGTTATTAAAGCGATTATAGGTGGCTAA
- a CDS encoding cytochrome c oxidase subunit 3, giving the protein MAHHEEQMTVERWPSHPETASLEGKNKLLGFWIFLGGETALFASLFATYLALKDHVPSEDHLLAKDLFHLPLAFVMTMLLLTSSLTSVYALYHMKNYDFKKMITWLIITVLLGLGFLGLEIYEFVEYVHKGHTFRSSAFGSAFYFLVGTHGFHVIIGLTWIILLIVRNMKRGLSVYNAAKFNTAALYWHFIDVVWVFIFTVVYLLGVLG; this is encoded by the coding sequence ATGGCACATCATGAAGAACAGATGACAGTCGAGAGATGGCCAAGTCATCCTGAGACAGCTTCATTAGAAGGTAAGAACAAATTATTAGGATTCTGGATTTTCCTGGGTGGAGAAACAGCACTATTTGCATCATTGTTTGCAACTTATTTAGCACTTAAGGACCATGTTCCTAGTGAAGATCATCTTTTAGCGAAAGATTTGTTTCATTTACCACTTGCATTTGTAATGACGATGTTACTTTTAACTTCGTCTCTTACAAGTGTGTATGCACTGTATCACATGAAGAACTATGATTTCAAAAAGATGATTACATGGTTAATTATCACAGTACTTCTCGGCTTAGGATTCTTAGGTCTAGAAATTTATGAGTTTGTTGAATATGTTCATAAAGGTCATACATTCCGTTCAAGTGCTTTTGGTTCAGCTTTCTACTTCTTAGTAGGAACACACGGATTCCACGTTATTATTGGATTAACTTGGATTATTCTGTTAATCGTACGTAATATGAAGCGTGGTTTAAGCGTATATAATGCAGCGAAATTTAATACAGCAGCATTATATTGGCACTTTATCGACGTAGTCTGGGTATTCATCTTTACAGTAGTTTACTTGTTAGGGGTGTTAGGATAA
- a CDS encoding heme A synthase, translating to MLKEKNLKWLSLFTTVLMLFVQIGGALVTKTGSADGCGSSWPLCHGKFVPTHIPKETLIELAHRGVSGLALLSVTWLVILSIKYIGHKKETKFLCYMSIGFIFAQALIGAAAVMWQQNGFVLALHFGISLISFSAVFLLTLLIFEVDQKFDATKLTLQPKLRRHTIGLTSFIYFVIYSGALVRHEKASLACSSWPLCRKGAFTLPQNFYEWVQMSHRTLAFILFIWLTYVAFHAMQNYAQYRVIKYGYMIAFILICLQVTTGALTIFTAVNLYIALLHALFITLLFGLLCYFILLISRAK from the coding sequence TTGTTAAAAGAAAAGAATTTAAAATGGTTATCATTGTTTACGACCGTGCTCATGCTATTTGTTCAGATTGGTGGTGCACTCGTAACAAAGACAGGATCTGCAGATGGCTGTGGTAGTAGCTGGCCACTTTGTCACGGAAAGTTTGTTCCGACTCATATTCCGAAAGAGACCTTGATTGAGCTTGCTCACCGTGGCGTCTCAGGTCTCGCATTATTATCTGTGACATGGCTTGTAATACTCAGCATAAAATATATTGGTCATAAGAAAGAAACAAAGTTCCTTTGCTATATGAGCATCGGATTTATCTTTGCACAGGCTTTGATCGGTGCGGCGGCAGTGATGTGGCAGCAGAATGGTTTTGTACTTGCGCTTCACTTCGGAATATCACTGATTAGCTTCAGTGCTGTATTTCTACTTACACTGCTTATCTTTGAAGTCGATCAGAAATTTGATGCAACTAAACTCACATTACAGCCGAAGCTTAGACGTCATACGATCGGGCTCACAAGCTTTATCTATTTTGTTATCTATAGTGGTGCACTCGTACGCCATGAGAAAGCAAGCCTCGCCTGCTCCAGCTGGCCGCTCTGTCGTAAAGGTGCGTTTACACTGCCTCAGAATTTCTATGAATGGGTGCAGATGAGCCATAGAACGCTTGCTTTCATTCTATTTATATGGCTGACTTATGTTGCCTTTCATGCTATGCAGAACTACGCGCAGTACCGTGTTATTAAATACGGTTATATGATTGCTTTCATATTAATCTGTTTACAAGTAACAACTGGTGCATTAACGATATTTACAGCAGTTAATCTCTACATCGCGCTACTCCATGCCTTGTTTATAACTTTACTCTTTGGCCTGTTATGTTACTTTATCCTGCTTATTAGCAGAGCAAAATAA
- the coxB gene encoding cytochrome c oxidase subunit II encodes MKNNLKNVKLIGLFSLLLMTLAGCGKNELSALRPAGEVAKDQFNLMMLAVGIMVFVIIVVVVIFILAVFKFRRGKVGEDFVPKDVHGNHKLEVIWTTIPIILLIILAIPTVMLTFKLADTKAMDKVDAKGKNKEMIVDVTANLYWWEFEYPNEGIVTSQELVVPTDTKVYFRLHSADVKHSFWIPAVGGKMDTNVENINKFYLVFDDKKAQDAKNMFYGKCAELCGPSHALMDFKVKTMDKDQFKTWVSDMKAIKNPVATTDAKEGEKVFKQSCQGCHAVTPTGKGAKGPNLTTFGDRNRVAGVMDHNEENLKKWIKDPESVKPGNKMTGAYKVSDSEIDALAKYLMERKVEK; translated from the coding sequence ATGAAGAACAATTTAAAAAATGTAAAGCTGATCGGTTTATTTTCATTATTGTTAATGACCTTAGCGGGTTGTGGTAAAAATGAACTGTCTGCTTTACGTCCTGCAGGGGAAGTTGCAAAGGATCAATTTAATTTAATGATGCTTGCGGTAGGTATTATGGTTTTCGTTATTATTGTAGTAGTAGTTATCTTTATTTTAGCTGTATTTAAATTCCGTCGCGGCAAAGTCGGTGAAGACTTTGTACCGAAAGATGTTCATGGGAACCATAAGTTAGAAGTGATCTGGACAACGATTCCAATCATCTTACTTATCATCTTAGCGATACCAACTGTTATGTTAACATTTAAACTAGCAGATACGAAAGCAATGGATAAGGTTGATGCTAAAGGTAAGAATAAAGAAATGATTGTTGATGTAACTGCAAATCTGTACTGGTGGGAATTTGAGTACCCTAACGAAGGTATCGTAACAAGTCAGGAACTTGTTGTTCCTACAGATACAAAAGTTTACTTCCGTCTGCATTCAGCTGACGTAAAACACTCATTCTGGATTCCGGCAGTGGGTGGTAAGATGGATACAAACGTTGAAAACATCAATAAATTCTACTTAGTGTTTGATGATAAGAAAGCGCAAGACGCGAAAAACATGTTCTACGGAAAATGTGCGGAATTATGCGGACCATCTCACGCATTGATGGACTTCAAAGTTAAAACAATGGATAAAGACCAGTTCAAAACTTGGGTATCTGATATGAAAGCTATCAAAAACCCTGTAGCAACAACAGATGCTAAAGAGGGCGAAAAAGTATTCAAGCAGTCTTGTCAAGGTTGTCATGCTGTAACACCAACTGGTAAAGGTGCTAAAGGTCCAAACTTAACAACATTTGGTGACCGTAACCGCGTTGCTGGTGTTATGGATCATAATGAAGAAAACCTTAAAAAATGGATCAAAGATCCTGAATCAGTAAAACCTGGTAACAAAATGACAGGTGCTTACAAAGTTTCAGATAGTGAAATTGATGCGCTAGCTAAATACTTAATGGAACGTAAAGTTGAAAAGTAG